The Silene latifolia isolate original U9 population chromosome Y, ASM4854445v1, whole genome shotgun sequence sequence tcaagttatgtgacgattttgtatatatatgtgtGGTTATGGCAGGTTTCCCCAAAAATTTCGACCtctaggtactcgacagagtaccctgtactcgatcgagtagctatagGTGTGGCAGAAAAGAgacattctgatctcagggctactcgattgagtagctaagacactcgatcgagtagcacgacactcggtcgagtaccactacttactcgatcgagtagcactgttacaggaacttttcgtaaattaaaattgtttaattgttatataaTTGCAAGTTTGGTGTCTAACGTGGTTATTAGTGAGTAGTAACATGTTCGGACCGTTcaattcatatgttggaagtcgtgcctAGTTTTAAAGGCGTATTTGCTTCGAATAGTGGAGTTGTAATTATTctaattgcattcattttacatccgtttAGTCTGCAAGTTATATTTCACcgaattcaatatatatatacaaattccAATGATACGCTTAACATACTTTCTCTACGGCGGCTAGTTCTTCGGATGAGTTGTGTATGTTTTTCTAATTTAATGAGAATataattagtgagtaatgtccaaaataaataatatggttttaatttatgacatgatacaagtaataggtaatatgtgtggtaatttggtggtgaacttcggggacgaagttcctttttagaggggaagagtaatgtcgcaaaataaaaagctGATTTTCAGactatgttgttgttcgtttataatgtCTTGTTGATTATTTGCAAAGTTTTCTTTTACCGTGGTTACTTTGATTGTATGAAGTGAaaattggttactttagttcGTCGAGTAATTCATACGTTGAAGTGGAAATTGATAGCATGTTTAAAAGTTGGTCGtaaagagatagttgtggtgcaATGTGTCGTAGTAGAAttgcgttgttgagtaacatagTGGTATAGTCGTGCGGCATGAAGTTTATATGAGATATGTTTCGTATTGATAGTTGTTACTAGTGAATGGAGTGGTCCCGTAATATGACGGGCGATCGTTGTTGGTGGTCGTTTGCATTGCAAGGTCGGTGTTTTAGACGATGGTTTGTAAGAGccgatatacatatacatatacatgtACATATAATTAGTACGttagataatgatgatgatgacatgaggGATGGCGTTTCAAGAGAGTAGGTGACTTGTGTCGAAAGAGTGGTGAGATCGTTGTTCCCGTGTCTTGTGTGTTGaggtaggtgagttgaacttcggggacgaaattctttttaaggggggaagactgtaatacccgcctttttagggaccctttgaccaacattgactaaccttgggagcgggaatagttcttagaagtgcgtgccaaagccatcttgggttacgagttatgggtggtactcgatagagtagaggctactcgatcgagtagcgtggttactcgatcgagtagggggtcactcgatcgagtatgtgtggtactcgatcgagtatcgggttttcagcggAGTGTTTTTAATCgcattttgttaaatccgcaaatcatttccgcctccttccttctatcctttagtcgcccctttcccttcccttcaccataaaacctccatggaagccttttgaaggtcattgtgccttaggagagcatagcttgagtcgggtagcggtcttttgccgggtttctcctcataggtatgtcgtcatcatcatccatatccttgtctttgcagttagggtttgcttgatagtaatagatggttgtgttgtggttataggctttgcttgattgctggatatgtcatatgtggcatggattggttgcagttgcttaaaggtaggttcgcctactcagtttctgtagatagtctagtgtgtgtcgagtgttgtgtccttgttgattggttcagacggttgttgatgttgtattgtgattgcagattgtttgtctctagttctcgagatgaattctcggctgagtggagtcacttgcgggagtgacttcacgccctagtttcgccctccgtggaacccgccacgggaggggatgtgcacattaatgggacagggttatcgctcggtatgatgagcggggatttggtgggtatggctgcagtcccccactggcagggctggtccagtggacagtcggcgacggagattgatcggtgtgggtgtgcttgtgtgtgactgattgtattgtgttgtattgttaggtgttgttggcattgttgtatcttatctcagtactgaccttgtgtggttgtcttgttgttttatttgtctgccgtgatcccttatggtgagcagtctgtcttagcaggtgttgatatcgttgatagctggagtccgggcagggatgagtcttcacgagatttgatagttatagcgagtagttTTTGGGTTGTATCGTTTATTTCATCAGttagttttaaatcacttgtaatataacataatagtttttttatcgacatttgattattactgtcctcgggcaactgagattgTAATGCTTTTATATGCTAAGGAATGCCTAGTTAaagctcctctggatatgggggtgttacagtacgaTTACAGAAATGGGTACCACGGTTACTAATAATAGCTCTTGGAAATCCAAAACGAGTGAAAATGTGGCTTTTAACAAACGCAGCCACAACCTTAGCATCATCGGTCTTAGTGGGGATAGCTTCCACCCACTTAGATACATAATCCACCGCCAATAAAATATAGAGATAGCCATCTGACTTAGGGAATGGACCCATAAATTCAATACCCCATACGTCgaaaatctcacaaaatatcATCGAATTTTGTGGCATGTTGCTTTGCTTAGATATAGCACCTAGCCTTTGACAATTATTACATGATTTGCAAAAGAGATGgcaatcatgaaataattttggccaccaaaaaccGCATTCTAGCACCTTCCTTGCGGTTCTCCTAGCACCAAAATGACCTCCGCAAGCATAGGAGTGACAATGTGCTAAAACAGAAGCAATTTCAGCCTCTGGAAGACATCTTCTAATAATTTGATCGGACTCATGCTTCCACAAATAAGGCTCATCTCAAATGTAGTATTTCGCATCACTATTGATTGTATCTTTTTGGGACTTAGAAAATCAACATGAATCCGTCCGGAGACCAAATAATTTACAATATTAGTATACCATGGCTCGGCGGTTTGAATGGCTAGCAATGTCTCATCGGGAAACACCTCTTTGATAGGCTCTTGGGTGCTTCTTTCTTTATCATCATGAACTAGCCAGGTGGTCAGCTACCACGTTTTCGGCTCCCTTCTTATCTTTCAACTCCAAATCAAACTCACAGAAAAGTAGAATCCACCTTATTAGTCGAGGTCTGGATTCTTTCTTTGACATCAAATATCGTAGAGCAGCATGATCAGAAAAGACAATAACCTCGGTTCCGAGAAGATAGGAGCGGGACTTTTCCAAAGCAAAAACTACCGCTAGCAACTCCTTTTCCGTAGTGGAGTAGTTCTTCTGGGCATCATTCAATGTCATGTAAGCATAGTGAATTACATGAGATAATCGCCCCACCTTCTGCCCCAACACAGCTCCTAACGCATAGTCACACGCGTCACACATAATTTCAAATGGGAGAGACCAATCAGGAGCTTGGATAATAGAAGCGGTGACTAATCTTCCTTTCAATTCATCAAATGCCTTCTTGCATCCATCATCAAATAGAAACTCATTCTACTTTTGCAGCAACTTGCAAAGTGGTGAGGCAATCTTcgagaaatccttaataaacctGCGGTAGAAACttgcatgaccaagaaaagaaCGTACTTCACGAACGGTAGCAGGATAAGGTAAAGACTGAATAGTTTCTACCTTTGCTTTATCGACCACTATACCTCGTAAGGAGACTACATGCCCCAAGACTATCTCTTGTtcaaccataaagtgacacttttttagagtttaaaacaagattagtGTCGACACATCTTTTCAAAACAAGGGATAAATGAGCTAGACAATCATCAAATGACTCACCATGAATggtgaaatcatccataaagacctctATAAATTTTTCAACATACTCAGAAAATATGCTAACTATACATCGCTGAAATGTAACGAGGGCATTAAAAAATCCAAAAGGCATGCTTCGATGTGCAAAAGTGCCAAatggacaagtaaaagtagtcttatcTTGGTCCTCAGGAGATATGGCGATTTGGAAATAGCCTGAATAACCATCTAGAAAACAATAGAAAGCCTGACCAGCCAACCTCTCTAACATTTGATCAACGAAAGGGAGGGGAAAGTAGTCTTTTCTTGTCACAGCATTAAGTCTACGATAATCAATATAGACCCTCCAACCATTTTGCACTCGAGTCGGGACCAAGACTCCGTCAGCATTCTCTACAACAGTTACCCCAGACTTTTTAGGGACTACCTATGTAGGACTCATCCACTTACTGTCAGATATTGGGTATATCATACCCACCTGCAACAATTTAATAACTTATTTCTTTACCACCTCCATCATAAGAGGATTCAACCGTCGCTGCGGTTGTCTTACCGGCTATGCATCATCCTCAAGTAAGATGTGGTGCATGCAAGTAGATGGACTAATGCCCTTGATGTCGGCAATGGTCCAACGTATAACAGTCTTATGCTCATCTAGAACTTTTACCAACTTCCCCTCTTGGTCCTTAGTGAACTTACTGGAGATAATAACTAGCAGCGTATCTCCCTCACCAAGGAACACATACTTCAAGTGTTCTGGAAGTGGCTTTAGCTCTACCTTTGGTGCCTGGATAATAGATGGTAACAACTTCTCCGTAGGAAGGTTTGATGGTGCTTTCTCATAAGAAATCGAATTTCTTTCATACAAACTCAAATCTGCCACAACCTCCTGTAAGTTAGTAGACAAAGCAATATCTACACCATCTTTTGCTATGCTATTCTCAATCACCATTTGCACATCATCAATTCCACTAATATTAAACACATCTTACACACAAGGCTCAATAATATCAATGAAATTTAAATAATGCACATCAAGAGGATATTTCATGGAGTCATAGATATTGAATTTAACAACTTGGCTGTCGGACTCCATAGTCAAAGAACCACTAGACTCATCTATCTTTGTACTAGCAGTTTTCAAGAAAGGCCTCCCTAACAGTATAGGGGCCGCATTCTTATCATGTTCCATTTATAAAACATAGAAATCAGCAGGGAAAATCAAATTATCAACCATGACAAGCACATCCTCCACCACTCCCTTGGGGGTAAGCATTAGATCGGTCAGCTAACTATATAACGACCCCAGTCTCTACCAAAGAACCCAGTTTCATAGACTTATAAAAGGAATATGGGATCACATTGATGGATGCACCTAAATCTAGTATGGCTCTCTCAATTCTAGTGTCACCTAAAGTGCACGGAATAGTGAACATGCCAGGATCACCGTATTTTGGTGGCCATTTTCGTTGAAACATGGCGCTAACATGTTCACTAACCTTGACTTTTTGGGCACCTTTTGGTCTTTGTTGTGTTTTAACAGTATACAACTCCTTCAAAAATTTAGCATACCTATGTACACTTTTCAGAAGATCAAGAAGAGGAATGTTTACCTCACACTTACAGAATGTCTCATAAATATCCTTGTCATTCTCAATCCGTCTTGTGGACTTCAGAGCATTTGGAAATAGAACATCCGCCTCCAGTGTCGATTCAACAGTAACCGAAGTTTCTATCACAGGCTCTGGAGTTGTACTATCATCTTTCTCAATCACAATCTCCTCTTCTTCGTGTAACATAGCACTCTTGGACTTTGCTTTTGGTTTCTCAGCTTCAACCAATTGCCTTCCGTTTCTAAGTGACACCGCACTTACATTCTTTGAATTTACTACCGTTTGAGAGAGTAATACATTAGAATCTCTAGACTCCAACCGATTAATAGTGGTCGCCATTTGCCCCAAATGATTCTCAATGTTTTAAATACTAGCCTTGTTCTCCTTTTGATTTTGAATAACTGTTGCTTGGAGAGTAGCTTGACTAGTAACCAAAGCTCATATCATGTCTTCAGTTGACATTTGACCACTAGGAGGAGGTTGAGTCAGAGGTATAATTTGAACTTGTGGTCGAGGTATAAACTAAGTCTTAGGTTGACCGGATTGGCCACCTTATCCAAATTGTTCGGTGTTTTGAGAATTGCCCCACCAAAAATTTGGATGCGCTTTCTACCCGGGATTGAAAGTGTTAGAGTAAGGATCCTACTTCTTCTGAGGTGTGCTCTCCCATACTCCATACACCTCTTCTTGAGGACCTTCTTGCATGAGTGGACAATGCTCACTAGGATGTGCATCGGAAAAGATTCCACAAACCATTACCGTCCTTTGACCTGACATCATATCCTTGAAAAGAGATGTCAAATTATCAACTTTTTCTTCAAGattggaagaagatgaagaagatgaacccaCATAATTTACTCCGTGCTTCATATATTTTCTAGCAAAATCCTTAGAGCTCTCAGCTAACTCATCAATGATCGTCCAAGCCTCAGGCGGGCTTTTGTTTACAATATTTCCACCACATGCAGCAGACACAGTACGAGCATCTTCCATGCAAAGACCTCCACAAAAGTACATGACAAGGTCTTGAGCGGTATACCCATGGTAGGGACATGTAGCACATAACTTATTGAAACGTTCCAAGTACTCATATATAGTCTCACAATCCCACTGCTCGGTATTACTAATTTCCTTCTTCAGTTGAGAGGCTCGAGATGCAGGAAAGTATTTTTCCAAGAATGCCTTTTTCATCTTCACTCATGTATCAATACTTGCAAGTGGCAAGTAATACAACAAATCTCATGCAGAATCCTTAAGAGAAAATGGAAAGGCCCTCAATTTAAGTTGTTCATCAGTAGCTGTAGCCAGCTTCATGCTTGAGGAAACAATATGGAAATCCGACAAATGCTTATTGGGGTCCTCTCCACTTACACCGTTGAAAGTAGGCAATTGATGAATCAACCCCGACTTGAACTCAATAGTTCCATTCTTACCCAATGAAGGATATGTAATACAAAGAGGTTGTTGGGTGACATCAGGTACAATAAGTTCCTTAATAGTACCAGCCATGATAAAAGACTTATCAGATTCTTCAGAAATTTTCGAATTGTTATACTCGACTCGCTGCCTTCAGGAATAGCCACAATTGCACCTCGTTTGTTCTTCCGTAACCTGAAAAGAGTATGCTAAATCTCTTGATCGAAAGGCTCGAGGTTCAGATTAGAAATGCGAGTATTATGCATAAACCTACACTAAAACACAAAAACACTTAATGTCgattccccggcaacggcgccaaaatttgacacgctaAAGTCGTATgactcaaattaacaatttatatttatgtatcactattcactactacaaatacatgcaaccacaacggccctttaacaacgcttattcacgaaaatcatcaaaacacgttgtagaatttattccgcgaattttaccaaacttaatgacaacggttatgtgttgttaaccgttgttattagttttaacaacgggtcatacttaaacaaccgttgttaatgaaaaaactaataacaacggttaaattttaaccgttgttaatggtttggcgccaaattagtgaaaagtaatcacaacggttatattagaacccgtttttaatacgttttaacaacggttgtagactcaataaccgttgttattaatattatgaaaatcttaagaacaacatattgctttattctgctatacgctacaaacacaaacacaagctaatactgctactatatcatcctccattcctccctgatcgtctctctgtcttcatctccgtcactgttgtcacgtcttctctccctcattgcgcgtgtttatcaatcaggtatatatatgtttcttagcaacgcttattataattagatataggattttttgggttattatctaatttgttgataatttagcttaattgctttcctgaatttcgtttatttgtttgcctattattgtattttctgaattagttgcctattattacgaatgtagaataatgactcgaacttggatgattgatgcaaatatgagtgaccgcacctacaaggatggtttagctgaattttatgaattcgtttcgaacaatttgaaaggttcttctagtattgcatgtccttgtgaaagatgtggtaatattagctatatggcttttccggacgttaaaatacacctagaaaagtggagatttagtcgatcctatacactttggatttttcatggggaatcattagaggaagagaataactcggaagaagatgatgttgaggtacacgaaaggctaaccgatgatcctgagtttgccgagtttttgagttggaagagttggaagtagagaagttgaatgttgggtctatagataatgaagagaatgatgatgagtccattgcttttgaagatgtaggtgatgacactagtaattgggatgaccttaacaacatgtatgagaagttgtgtgagtctgaagcacctctttatcctggttgtaagttcacaaaaatgtaattgtggtgaagttgtataatatcaagggggcaaatggggtgagtgacacgtgtttcactagttttttagccttgataaaggagttgcttccggat is a genomic window containing:
- the LOC141630748 gene encoding uncharacterized protein LOC141630748 gives rise to the protein MATTINRLESRDSNVLLSQTVVNSKNVSAVSLRNGRQLVEAEKPKAKSKSAMLHEEEEIVIEKDDSTTPEPVIETSVTVESTLEADVLFPNALKSTRRIENDKDIYETFCKCEVNIPLLDLLKSVHRYAKFLKELYTVKTQQRPKGAQKVKVSEHVSAMFQRKWPPKYGDPGMFTIPCTLGDTRIERAILDLGASINVIPYSFYKSMKLGSLVETGVVI